The following proteins are encoded in a genomic region of Oncorhynchus kisutch isolate 150728-3 linkage group LG18, Okis_V2, whole genome shotgun sequence:
- the LOC116354709 gene encoding zinc transporter 1-like, producing MHGSGACGPFVYLDPGFSMVAVGVLLATTLPQVCRYGWLLLQAVPPQVCVSDLGRRIASVPGVQAVHDLHVWQLTESCLVASVHVHCHAGFQIHRCGDLLSGVTKVLQSVGVSCCTVQPEFLLSTPTANGNLDNNSTNPAIIHREMPSHLACSLACGKGCAGKICCAPLEEGSTEPLAPPAGETEEEPHVLIIENTFL from the exons ATGCATGGCTCTGGGGCCTGTGGCCCCTTCGTCTACCTGGACCCTGGCTTCTCCATGGTGGCTGTGGGGGTGCTGCTGGCCACCACTCTGCCCCAGGTGTGCCGCTACGGTTGGCTGCTGCTCCAGGCCGTCCcgccccaggtgtgtgtgtctgatctgGGCCGGCGGATCGCCAGTGTGCCAGGGGTGCAGGCGGTGCACGACCTCCACGTGTGGCAGCTGACAGAGAGCTGCCTGGTGGCGTCTGTACATGTCCACTGCCACGCTGGGTTCCAGATACACAG GTGTGGTGATCTGTTGTCGGGGGTCACCAAGGTGCTGCAGAGTGTAGGTGTGAGCTGCTGCACCGTACAGCCAGagttcctcctctctactcccacAGCCAACGGCAACCTGGATAACAACAGCACCAACCCCGCCATCATCCATAGGGAGATGCCCTCACACCTCGCCTGCAGCCTGGCCTGTGGGAAGGGCTGTGCTGGGAAGATTTGCTGTGCTCCTCTGGAAGAAGGGTCTACAGAGCCACTGGCACCCCCTGCTGGGGAAACTGAGGAGGAGCCTCACGTGCTGATCATCGAGAACACCTTTCTTTGA
- the LOC116354708 gene encoding zinc transporter 1-like, with product MHGSGACGPFVYLDPGFSMVAVGVLLATTLPQVCCYGWLLLQAVPPQVCVSDLGRRIASVPGVQAVHDLHVWQLTESCLVASVHVHCHAGFQIHRCGDLLSGVTKVLQSVGVSCCTVQPEFLLSTPTANGNLDNNSTNPAIIHREMPSDLACSLACGKGCAGKICCAPLEEGSTEPLAPPAGETEEEPHVLIIENTFL from the exons ATGCATGGCTCTGGGGCCTGTGGCCCCTTCGTCTACCTGGACCCTGGCTTCTCCATGGTGGCTGTGGGGGTGCTGCTGGCCACCACTCTGCCCCAGGTGTGCTGCTACGGTTGGCTGCTGCTCCAGGCCGTCCcgccccaggtgtgtgtgtctgatctgGGCCGGCGGATCGCCAGTGTGCCAGGGGTGCAGGCGGTGCACGACCTCCACGTGTGGCAGCTGACAGAGAGCTGCCTGGTGGCGTCTGTACATGTCCACTGCCACGCTGGGTTCCAGATACACAG GTGTGGTGATCTGTTGTCGGGGGTCACCAAGGTGCTGCAAAGTGTAGGTGTGAGCTGCTGCACCGTACAACCAGagttcctcctctctactcccacAGCCAACGGCAACCTGGATAACAACAGCACCAACCCCGCCATCATCCATAGGGAGATGCCCTCAGACCTCGCCTGCAGCCTGGCCTGTGGGAAGGGCTGTGCTGGGAAGATTTGCTGTGCTCCTCTGGAAGAAGGGTCTACAGAGCCACTGGCACCCCCTGCTGGGGAAACTGAGGAGGAGCCTCACGTGCTGATCATCGAGAACACCTTTCTTTGA
- the LOC109887886 gene encoding zinc transporter 1-like: MHGSGACGPFVYLDPGFSMVAVGVLLATTLPQVCRYGWLLLQAVPPQVCVSDLGRRIASVPGVRAVHDLHVWQLTESCLVASVHVHCHAGFQIHRCGDLLSGVTKVLQSVGVSCCTVQPEFLLSTPTANGNLDNNSTNPAIIHREMPSHLACRLACGKGCAGKMCCAPLEEGSTEPLAPPAGETEEEPHVLIIENTFL, from the exons ATGCATGGCTCTGGGGCCTGTGGCCCCTTCGTCTACCTGGACCCTGGCTTCTCCATGGTGGCTGTGGGGGTGCTGCTGGCCACCACTCTGCCCCAGGTGTGCCGCTACGGTTGGCTGCTGCTCCAGGCCGTCCcgccccaggtgtgtgtgtctgatctgGGCCGGCGGATCGCCAGTGTGCCAGGGGTGCGGGCGGTGCACGACCTCCACGTGTGGCAGCTGACAGAGAGCTGCCTGGTGGCGTCTGTACATGTCCACTGCCACGCTGGGTTCCAGATACACAG GTGTGGTGATCTGTTGTCGGGGGTCACCAAGGTGCTGCAGAGTGTAGGTGTGAGCTGCTGCACCGTACAGCCAGagttcctcctctctactcccacAGCCAACGGCAACCTGGATAACAACAGCACCAACCCCGCCATCATCCATAGGGAGATGCCCTCACACCTCGCCTGCCGCCTGGCCTGTGGGAAGGGCTGTGCTGGGAAGATGTGCTGTGCTCCTCTGGAAGAAGGGTCTACAGAGCCACTGGCACCCCCTGCTGGGGAAACTGAGGAGGAGCCTCACGTGCTGATCATCGAGAACACCTTTCTTTGA
- the LOC116354769 gene encoding zinc transporter 1-like, with protein MHGSGACGPFVYLDPGFSMVAVGVLLATTLPQVCRYGWLLLQAVPPQVCVSDLGRRIASVPGVRAVHDLHVWQLTESCLVASVHVHCHAGFQIHRCGDLLSGVTKVLQSVGVSCCTVQPEFLLSTPTANGNLDNNSTNPAIIHREMPSHLACRLACGKGCAGKMCCAPLEEGSTEPLAPPAGETEEEPHVLIIENTFL; from the exons ATGCATGGCTCTGGGGCCTGTGGCCCCTTCGTCTACCTGGACCCTGGCTTCTCCATGGTGGCTGTGGGGGTGCTGCTGGCCACCACTCTGCCCCAGGTGTGCCGCTACGGTTGGCTGCTGCTCCAGGCCGTCCcgccccaggtgtgtgtgtctgatctgGGCCGGCGGATCGCCAGTGTGCCAGGGGTGCGGGCGGTGCACGACCTCCACGTGTGGCAGCTGACAGAGAGCTGCCTGGTGGCGTCTGTACATGTCCACTGCCACGCTGGGTTCCAGATACACAG GTGTGGTGATCTGTTGTCGGGGGTCACCAAGGTGCTGCAGAGTGTAGGTGTGAGCTGCTGCACCGTACAACCAGagttcctcctctctactcccacAGCCAACGGCAACCTGGATAACAACAGCACCAACCCCGCCATCATCCATAGGGAGATGCCCTCACACCTCGCCTGCCGCCTGGCCTGTGGGAAGGGCTGTGCTGGGAAGATGTGCTGTGCTCCTCTGGAAGAAGGGTCTACAGAGCCACTGGCACCCCCTGCTGGGGAAACTGAGGAGGAGCCTCACGTGCTGATCATCGAGAACACCTTTCTTTGA
- the LOC109909339 gene encoding probable zinc transporter protein DDB_G0282067 has product MASRLGLPHDSSLHRCMLVLTFLLLLCEIVVSRLCNSLITMVDVFHTLFILMHMALPQPTLGRGSPKPPPASPLSTPNTSTPTQSPVKTPPYSPATSGVFPRPLTPVASLCGLYYSGARVQPLGALISALLLAALCVSVSLEILSHTLQPHPIQRPLLATVMGAVSLLYNLLVLGLSWGSWLGTKTRAAWEGEESSVLGVNGKVKVQTKDSNAVGGENYISNLPTSLDGAFQDGTLVLCNPGTSSVLNPDSDTPHPSQTSPLHTVAPQGPLSAHCHGAHTLPADEHTLPADCRTSETPSSFPHPVASVCHPKDPHSEVSKYRACMGHRGNQTDPTTASALKSESPTSLSVQLPACLPSLIALTQALLGSILALTNGLTLLLLGPDCMHGSGACGPFVYLDPGFSMVAVGVLLATTLPQVCRYGWLLLQAVPPQVCVSDLGRRIASVPGVQAVHDLHVWQLTESCLVASVHVHCHAGFQIHRCGDLLSGVTKVLQSVGVSCCTVQPEFLLSTPTANGNLDNNSTNPAIIHREMPSHLACSLACGKGCAGKMCCAPLEEGSTEPLAPPAGETEEEPHVLIIENTFL; this is encoded by the exons ATGGCGAGCAGGTTGGGGCTCCCCCATGACAGTTCCCTGCACAGATGCATGCTGGTCCTGACCTTCCTGCTCCTACTGTGTGAGATCGTTGTCAGCCGCCTCTGTAACTCCCTCATCACCATGGTGGATGTCTTCCACACCCTCTTCATCCTCATGCACATGGCTCTTCCTCAACCCACCCTGGGCAGAGGTTCCCCAAAACCCccacctgcctcccctctctccacccccaacACCTCCACCCCCACTCAGTcacctgtcaaaactcccccatATTCCCCAGCCACCTCCGGTGTGTTCCCCAGACCGCTCACCCCTGTGGCCTCCCTGTGTGGCCTGTACTACAGTGGGGCGAGGGTCCAGCCCCTGGGGGCTCTGATCTCAGCTCTTCTGCTGGCTgctttgtgtgtctctgtctctctagagaTCCTCAGCCACACCCTGCAGCCCCACCCTATACAGCGCCCTCTTTTGGCCACGGTGATGGGGGCTGTCAGCCTGCTCTACAACCTCCTGGTGCTGGGTCTCAGCTGGGGTAGCTGGCTTGGGACCAAGACTAGAGCTGcctgggagggggaggagagctcTGTCCTTGGTGTGAATGGAAAAG TCAAGGTCCAGACCAAAGACAGCAATGCAGTGGGGGGAGAGAATTACATCAGTAACCTCCCTACATCTCTAGATGGTGCCTTCCAAGATGGAACACTTGTACTCTGTAACCCTGGGACCTCCAGTGTCCTGAACCCTGACAGTGATACTCCGCACCCATCCCAGACATCCCCACTCCATACCGTGGCCCCTCAGGGTCCCCTTTCAGCCCACTGCCACGgagcacacacactccctgcaGACGAGCACACACTCCCTGCAGACTGCAGAACTTCAGAGACACCAAGCAGCTTCCCACATCCAGTGGCCAGTGTCTGTCATCCAAAGGACCCCCACTCTGAAGTGTCTAAGTATAGGGCCTGCATGGGACACAGAG gaAATCAGACAGACCCCACCACAGCCTCAGCCCTAAAGTCAGAAAGCCCTACAAGCCTCAGTGTCCAACTTCCCGCCTGCCTCCCATCCCTCATCGCCCTCACTCAGGCACTGCTAGGTTCCATCCTGGCACTCACCAACGGACTTACCCTGCTACTACTGGGCCCAGACTGCATGCATGGCTCTGGGGCCTGTGGCCCCTTCGTCTACCTGGACCCTGGCTTCTCCATGGTGGCTGTGGGGGTGCTGCTGGCCACCACTCTGCCCCAGGTGTGCCGCTACGGTTGGCTGCTGCTCCAGGCCGTCCcgccccaggtgtgtgtgtctgatctgGGCCGGCGGATCGCCAGTGTGCCAGGGGTGCAGGCGGTGCACGACCTCCACGTGTGGCAGCTGACAGAGAGCTGCCTGGTGGCGTCTGTACATGTCCACTGCCACGCTGGGTTCCAGATACACAG GTGTGGTGATCTGTTGTCGGGGGTCACCAAGGTGCTGCAGAGTGTAGGTGTGAGCTGCTGCACCGTACAACCAGagttcctcctctctactcccacAGCCAACGGCAACCTGGATAACAACAGCACCAACCCCGCCATCATCCATAGGGAGATGCCCTCACACCTCGCCTGCAGCCTGGCCTGTGGGAAGGGCTGTGCTGGGAAGATGTGCTGTGCTCCTCTGGAAGAAGGGTCTACAGAGCCACTGGCACCCCCTGCTGGGGAAACTGAGGAGGAGCCTCACGTGCTGATCATCGAGAACACCTTTCTTTGA